One genomic window of bacterium includes the following:
- a CDS encoding type I restriction enzyme HsdR N-terminal domain-containing protein, with product MSKQIVKGIRKYIPVFQDAKEKDMNEADCVTRIIKFLEEVLEYDVLQDITKEFQIKSRYVDLGIKVQNKIKFYVEAKSANTKLKESHIYQAESYASQSGTPWVVLTNGIEWQLYHLVFDKTGIDHSMIFSIDLINGNIEQNADKLYYLSKTAFQKDEIEDYWTKQVSLSSDSLIKALFHEDTLSSIRRELRRMSDILVGEDEVLENVRKLLKDEILAQHGEMIKIRRRRKPRDKSSLTQQVEQKTTSIVNIQTDQKEGISTKPEQ from the coding sequence ATGAGTAAACAAATAGTAAAAGGTATCCGTAAATATATACCGGTGTTCCAAGATGCAAAAGAGAAAGACATGAATGAAGCGGATTGTGTAACCCGTATTATTAAATTTTTAGAAGAAGTTCTAGAATATGATGTATTGCAAGATATTACAAAAGAATTCCAGATAAAAAGCAGGTATGTAGATTTAGGTATAAAAGTACAGAATAAAATTAAGTTTTATGTCGAGGCAAAGTCTGCAAATACAAAACTGAAGGAATCTCATATTTATCAAGCAGAAAGTTATGCTTCACAAAGTGGTACCCCATGGGTAGTATTAACCAATGGTATAGAGTGGCAATTGTATCATCTTGTATTTGATAAAACGGGTATAGACCACTCTATGATTTTTTCAATAGATTTAATAAACGGTAATATAGAACAAAATGCTGATAAATTATATTATCTTTCAAAAACTGCTTTTCAAAAAGATGAAATAGAAGACTACTGGACAAAACAAGTAAGTTTGAGTTCGGATTCTCTCATTAAAGCGTTATTTCACGAAGACACCCTTAGTTCTATCAGACGTGAATTACGTAGAATGTCCGATATTCTTGTTGGTGAAGATGAAGTTTTGGAAAATGTTCGTAAACTTCTAAAGGATGAAATATTGGCACAACATGGCGAAATGATTAAAATAAGACGTAGAAGAAAACCTCGTGATAAATCTTCCTTAACTCAACAAGTCGAGCAGAAAACAACAAGCATCGTTAATATCCAAACAGATCAAAAAGAGGGCATTTCCACCAAACCAGAGCAATAG
- a CDS encoding T9SS type A sorting domain-containing protein, which yields MKNKRSFGIVVLMVGIVYNTANAEYPGWANYTYGKCVQTIASEGNDLWIGTYGGGLTCMDKTTGDMTFYDHANSGLPNNDVRSIAIDGTGAKWIGTFWYGLAKFDGTNWTLYNSSNSGLPWNMVSVVAVEGTPDGAKWIGMNGGGLAKFDGTNWTVYDKSNSDLPNDCVTAIAIEGGIKWIGTNDGGLAKFDNINWFVYDTSNSDIPDNDICALAVEGSIKWIGTYYGGLAKFQDSTWTVYKTNNSGLPNNDVHSIAIDGTGAKWIGTDGGGLAKFDGTNWTVYDTSNSSLPYKEVSALAIDGNIKWVGTFGGGFAKFEGTNWTAYDGSNSGLPYNWVNVVAIEGSVKWIGTNGNGLARFDSSWTVYNTSDSSLPSNYVLDIAIGSSKRWFGTSGGLVEFDGTNWTLYNTTNSDLPNNYVCALAIEDSTLWVGTNGGGVAAFDGTNWTVYDTTNSNLPSSYIYDILIEGHMKWIATGSGLAKFDGTIWTVYLASSWVSRLALEGTVKWIGMGGGGLVKFDNTNWTVYSTSNSGLPNDYVYALVVDSSTKWIGTLGGGLAKFDGTSWTGYNMGNSGMPDNWVYALAVEGNNIWIGTEFGGLASYSEQSIEEPSISDFGLQNLELKILKNPFFSKTTLRYAIPASSRVSLKVYDITGSCVKTLVEGEKKTGSYSICIDAKELKTGVYFAKLEAGEQTVTRKMILVK from the coding sequence ATGAAAAATAAAAGGTCTTTTGGAATAGTTGTTTTGATGGTTGGGATTGTTTATAACACTGCTAATGCAGAATACCCGGGCTGGGCAAATTATACATACGGAAAATGTGTTCAAACTATTGCAAGTGAAGGAAATGACCTATGGATTGGAACTTATGGTGGTGGATTGACCTGTATGGATAAAACTACGGGAGATATGACATTTTATGATCACGCAAATTCAGGTTTGCCGAATAATGATGTTCGTTCAATAGCAATAGACGGCACCGGCGCAAAATGGATTGGAACTTTTTGGTATGGCTTAGCAAAGTTTGACGGAACTAACTGGACTTTATATAATAGTAGTAACTCGGGTTTGCCGTGGAATATGGTTTCTGTGGTTGCAGTAGAGGGCACGCCTGACGGCGCAAAATGGATTGGGATGAATGGAGGAGGACTTGCAAAGTTTGATGGGACTAACTGGACTGTATATGATAAAAGTAATTCAGACTTGCCGAATGATTGTGTTACTGCAATAGCAATAGAAGGCGGCATAAAATGGATTGGAACTAATGATGGTGGTTTAGCGAAGTTTGATAACATTAATTGGTTTGTGTATGATACGAGTAACTCCGATATACCGGATAACGATATTTGCGCGCTTGCAGTAGAGGGCTCAATAAAATGGATTGGGACTTATTACGGTGGTTTAGCGAAATTTCAAGACAGTACCTGGACTGTGTATAAAACGAATAATTCAGGTTTACCGAATAACGATGTTCATTCAATAGCAATAGACGGCACCGGCGCAAAATGGATTGGAACAGACGGCGGTGGCTTAGCAAAATTTGATGGAACTAACTGGACTGTATATGATACGAGTAATTCAAGTTTGCCTTATAAAGAAGTTTCTGCCCTTGCAATAGACGGCAACATAAAATGGGTTGGGACTTTTGGCGGCGGTTTTGCGAAATTTGAAGGCACGAACTGGACTGCTTACGATGGCAGTAATTCGGGACTTCCTTATAACTGGGTTAACGTAGTTGCAATAGAAGGTAGCGTAAAATGGATTGGAACAAACGGCAACGGGCTTGCGAGGTTTGACTCAAGCTGGACAGTCTATAATACAAGCGATTCGAGCTTGCCTTCCAACTATGTTTTGGATATTGCAATAGGAAGTTCCAAGAGATGGTTTGGAACTAGTGGTGGTCTCGTAGAGTTTGATGGCACGAACTGGACGCTATATAATACAACTAATTCCGATTTGCCCAACAACTACGTTTGCGCGCTTGCAATAGAAGATTCAACGCTATGGGTTGGGACGAATGGCGGCGGGGTGGCGGCTTTTGACGGGACTAATTGGACTGTATATGATACGACTAATTCGAATTTACCTTCCAGCTATATTTATGATATTTTGATAGAAGGTCATATGAAGTGGATTGCGACAGGCAGCGGTTTAGCAAAGTTTGACGGGACTATCTGGACTGTGTATCTGGCTAGCAGCTGGGTTTCCAGACTTGCGCTGGAAGGGACCGTGAAATGGATTGGAATGGGGGGAGGAGGACTTGTAAAGTTTGATAACACAAACTGGACTGTGTATAGTACAAGTAATTCAGGTCTGCCAAATGATTATGTTTATGCGCTTGTAGTAGATAGCTCAACAAAATGGATTGGGACATTGGGCGGAGGACTTGCAAAGTTTGACGGGACAAGCTGGACAGGGTATAATATGGGTAATTCAGGTATGCCTGATAACTGGGTTTATGCACTTGCAGTAGAGGGGAATAATATATGGATTGGAACTGAATTTGGTGGATTAGCGAGTTATAGCGAACAGTCAATAGAAGAACCATCCATTTCGGATTTTGGCTTGCAGAATTTGGAATTGAAAATACTAAAGAATCCGTTTTTTAGTAAAACAACTCTTCGATACGCAATACCTGCGTCTTCCAGAGTTTCGTTAAAGGTTTATGACATTACGGGAAGTTGTGTGAAAACATTAGTTGAGGGGGAGAAAAAAACAGGGAGTTATAGTATTTGCATAGATGCGAAAGAACTAAAAACAGGAGTGTATTTTGCGAAACTTGAAGCAGGGGAACAGACGGTTACGAGGAAAATGATATTGGTGAAATAA
- a CDS encoding T9SS type A sorting domain-containing protein produces the protein MKKLGICLFALVFAVSAFGRSFSLKSQTINGNKGTHSYVQSSSKPITFGVDYSEDFESGATGWISTVNTSLATWHSDSFQAFGDSGKSWWMGGVPYINGYDNLWYQSITSPSIILPDSALTLAFKMNIAVEDVFTWDVYDGCDGCNVRISTDGGLTWTVLTSPTPAYDGSHFYCFAQHGEGNNMPGWAGTSGDWMNASFDLSAYANDTVMIRWVFASDPLTCTVDDDALFGWQIDSINVAGVFTNDGEDTTGFTFASGTQQCVDRWVLIDSVSHSPTHSYQCVMDTNLVNALISPEIVIPANNDNPTLSYYVYCDMPDWDGNADSTMEDFYTINISTNNGKTWNSLAYDYATNGSDSGWVQKDSGVLGDGQFDALDLTAYKGDTVRFRWLVMTDNNNDGGVGTGLYIDDINISSIGIEENKKEVSTYRLSNCSPNPFTRNTEIKYSITGNTRTSVRIFNISGQEIVTLVDKEQKAGSYTVGWNGKDKTGKLVPTGMYLYQLKSGNFCETKKVVLMR, from the coding sequence ATGAAAAAATTGGGTATTTGTTTGTTTGCATTAGTTTTCGCAGTTAGCGCATTTGGTAGAAGTTTCAGCCTGAAATCACAAACCATAAACGGCAATAAGGGAACGCATAGTTACGTTCAATCTTCTTCAAAACCGATAACTTTTGGTGTTGATTATTCCGAAGATTTTGAAAGCGGCGCAACAGGTTGGATATCTACCGTGAACACATCTCTTGCAACATGGCACTCGGATAGTTTTCAGGCATTCGGCGACAGCGGAAAATCATGGTGGATGGGTGGAGTACCTTATATAAATGGGTATGACAATCTCTGGTATCAATCAATAACTTCTCCAAGCATAATATTGCCGGATTCTGCTCTTACGCTGGCATTCAAAATGAATATAGCAGTAGAAGATGTATTTACCTGGGATGTTTATGACGGTTGTGACGGTTGTAATGTTCGTATTTCAACTGACGGTGGACTTACATGGACGGTATTGACAAGCCCTACACCGGCTTATGACGGTAGTCATTTTTATTGTTTTGCTCAGCATGGAGAAGGAAATAATATGCCCGGTTGGGCAGGAACGTCAGGCGATTGGATGAATGCGAGCTTTGACCTTTCTGCTTATGCAAACGATACAGTTATGATTAGATGGGTGTTTGCATCAGATCCTTTAACTTGCACCGTTGACGATGATGCTTTATTTGGATGGCAAATAGACAGTATTAATGTGGCAGGCGTATTCACAAATGACGGCGAAGATACTACCGGATTTACTTTTGCCAGTGGAACTCAACAATGTGTTGACAGGTGGGTTCTGATAGACAGCGTTTCTCATAGCCCTACACACAGCTATCAATGTGTTATGGATACTAATTTAGTGAATGCTCTTATATCTCCGGAAATAGTAATACCTGCTAATAACGATAATCCAACGCTTTCATATTATGTTTATTGCGATATGCCTGATTGGGATGGAAATGCCGATTCTACAATGGAGGATTTTTATACCATTAATATTTCCACAAATAATGGTAAGACATGGAACTCGCTTGCTTATGATTATGCTACTAACGGCTCGGATTCTGGTTGGGTTCAAAAAGATAGCGGGGTTTTAGGAGACGGACAATTTGACGCGTTGGACCTTACTGCCTATAAAGGAGACACGGTTAGGTTCAGATGGCTTGTTATGACGGATAATAATAATGATGGTGGCGTAGGAACGGGTTTATACATTGATGATATAAATATTAGTTCAATAGGAATCGAAGAAAATAAAAAAGAAGTTTCAACGTATAGGTTATCCAATTGTTCACCGAATCCGTTTACAAGAAACACGGAAATTAAATATTCTATCACGGGCAATACGCGTACTTCTGTCAGAATATTTAATATATCCGGGCAGGAAATCGTAACTCTTGTAGATAAGGAACAGAAAGCCGGTTCGTATACGGTTGGCTGGAACGGTAAAGACAAAACCGGTAAACTTGTACCAACAGGTATGTATCTGTATCAACTGAAATCCGGAAACTTCTGCGAAACCAAGAAAGTCGTATTAATGAGATAA
- a CDS encoding DUF3800 domain-containing protein translates to MLVFLDDSGDPGFKVEKGSSPVFVIALVVFDDHLDAEETA, encoded by the coding sequence ATGCTTGTTTTTCTTGATGATTCCGGCGACCCGGGATTTAAGGTAGAAAAAGGATCTTCTCCTGTTTTTGTTATAGCATTGGTAGTATTTGACGACCATCTGGATGCAGAAGAGACTGCTTAG
- a CDS encoding tetratricopeptide repeat protein yields MFCKSCGKEIEESAISCKYCGTTLREDATVFHNRGIAYYEKGEFDKAIEDFDKAINLNPDFAEALNNRGFTYYKKGNLDKALEDCGKAAGINPNYAIAFNNLGLVYIKKRDLEKAIENFDKAISLNPNFAEAWNNRGFVYVKKGNLSKTIEDCDTAIALNPNLAEAFSNRGLAYLKKGDSDKAIEDCNKAIVLNPNLSEAFNTRGLAYAQKGTLTKAIEDFDNAISINPELAEAFNNRGSIYYRKGSLDKAMQDYDKAVILDPNLIEAFNNRGIAYAQKGDIAKAIEDCDKAININPNYAEAYSNRGFAYVKKGDLDRAIEDCSKAISLNPNLGDAFNNRGFAYYKRGELDKAIEDYEKVILIKPNDITVMINIGMAYKGKEDKEKARFWWNEVLKRKKFLPDKWEEEIRKWMGELDI; encoded by the coding sequence ATGTTTTGTAAAAGTTGCGGGAAAGAAATAGAAGAGAGCGCTATATCTTGTAAATACTGCGGGACAACATTAAGAGAAGATGCAACGGTTTTTCATAATCGTGGGATTGCTTATTATGAAAAAGGAGAATTTGATAAAGCTATAGAAGATTTTGATAAAGCGATTAATCTGAACCCTGATTTTGCAGAGGCTTTGAATAATCGTGGATTTACTTACTATAAAAAAGGAAACTTAGATAAGGCATTAGAAGATTGCGGCAAAGCCGCCGGCATTAACCCTAATTATGCAATAGCTTTTAATAATCTTGGACTTGTCTATATTAAAAAAAGGGATTTAGAAAAAGCAATAGAAAATTTTGACAAAGCCATTAGCCTTAACCCTAATTTTGCAGAAGCCTGGAATAATCGTGGATTTGTCTATGTTAAAAAAGGAAACTTATCAAAGACAATAGAAGATTGCGATACAGCTATTGCCCTTAACCCTAATCTTGCAGAGGCTTTTAGTAATCGCGGACTTGCTTATCTTAAAAAAGGAGATTCAGACAAGGCAATAGAAGACTGCAACAAAGCTATTGTCCTCAACCCTAATCTTTCAGAAGCTTTTAATACCCGCGGGCTTGCTTATGCTCAAAAAGGGACCTTAACAAAGGCAATAGAAGATTTTGATAATGCTATTAGTATTAATCCTGAACTTGCAGAAGCTTTTAATAATCGGGGAAGTATATACTACAGGAAAGGATCTTTAGACAAGGCAATGCAGGATTATGACAAAGCCGTTATCCTTGACCCTAATCTTATAGAAGCTTTTAATAATCGAGGAATCGCTTATGCTCAAAAAGGCGACATAGCAAAGGCAATAGAAGATTGCGATAAAGCCATTAATATTAATCCTAATTATGCAGAAGCTTATAGTAATCGTGGGTTTGCTTATGTTAAGAAAGGAGATTTAGATAGGGCGATAGAAGATTGCAGTAAAGCTATTAGTCTTAATCCTAATCTTGGAGACGCTTTTAATAATAGGGGTTTTGCGTATTATAAAAGAGGAGAATTAGATAAAGCAATAGAAGATTATGAAAAAGTTATTCTTATTAAGCCTAATGATATAACAGTAATGATAAACATTGGAATGGCATACAAAGGAAAAGAAGATAAAGAGAAAGCCAGATTCTGGTGGAATGAGGTACTGAAAAGGAAAAAGTTTTTACCGGATAAATGGGAAGAGGAAATCAGGAAATGGATGGGAGAACTGGATATATAA
- a CDS encoding ATP-binding protein: MALQRLIYKEIVSSLHKKEIGIIIGPRQVGKTTLLKKIASHCRENKIGCKYFNLEMPSDANYFARDFEFLLDDICKKKQIILIDEFHYLPNATKLFKSIYDGCKGVKVYASGSSSIEMHKHLKESLAGRRHLFQLFPLSFSEWLPSKSLAVKLPVNIHSKISPDAHCKLRAYLEEFIVLGGMPGLVHEKRPENKKRLLLDLVATYIQKDIKALLREEDILSFNRLLVLLAGQEGSLLSENSVSQILNYSLRQVRKDLSILNQMFLLDILKPFFTNRGRELKQTNKIYYFDSGIRNAILHDFRKLDSRPDKGVLFESFVLHELQKNLKVSQEIYYWRTREKEEVDFILVQDRIPIAVEVKSQISKGEIPNGIKRFFIKYPECNIAIVLNNSIKEEVSYQNRKIIFAPHYYAALIPSLYK; the protein is encoded by the coding sequence ATGGCTCTTCAAAGACTTATTTATAAAGAGATTGTAAGTAGTCTTCACAAAAAAGAAATTGGAATAATTATAGGTCCCCGCCAGGTTGGTAAGACTACGCTCCTGAAAAAAATTGCAAGTCATTGCCGTGAGAACAAAATTGGATGCAAGTATTTTAATTTGGAAATGCCTTCTGATGCAAATTATTTTGCCAGAGATTTCGAATTTTTATTGGATGATATATGTAAAAAAAAGCAAATTATTCTTATAGATGAATTTCACTATCTGCCGAATGCTACTAAGTTATTTAAATCAATATATGATGGTTGTAAAGGAGTAAAAGTTTATGCTTCCGGCTCATCTTCTATTGAAATGCACAAGCATTTAAAAGAAAGTTTAGCCGGACGGAGACATCTTTTTCAATTGTTCCCTTTATCCTTCTCGGAATGGCTGCCAAGTAAATCATTAGCTGTTAAATTGCCCGTGAACATTCATTCCAAAATCAGTCCTGATGCTCATTGTAAATTGAGGGCATATCTTGAGGAATTTATTGTTCTGGGGGGAATGCCCGGACTTGTTCATGAAAAAAGACCGGAGAATAAGAAACGGCTTCTCCTTGATTTGGTGGCGACTTATATTCAAAAAGACATCAAAGCTCTTTTGCGCGAAGAGGATATTCTTTCTTTTAATCGGCTGCTTGTTTTATTAGCAGGACAGGAAGGCAGTCTTTTGAGTGAAAATAGTGTTTCCCAGATTCTTAACTACTCTTTGCGTCAGGTAAGAAAAGATTTGTCCATATTAAATCAGATGTTTTTACTTGATATATTGAAACCATTTTTCACAAATCGTGGAAGGGAATTAAAACAAACAAATAAAATATATTATTTTGACAGTGGAATCCGAAATGCTATTTTACATGACTTCAGAAAATTGGATAGCAGACCTGATAAAGGGGTGCTTTTCGAATCATTTGTTTTACATGAGTTACAGAAAAACTTAAAAGTTTCTCAGGAAATTTATTATTGGCGAACACGGGAAAAAGAAGAAGTGGATTTTATTCTTGTTCAGGATAGGATTCCAATTGCCGTTGAAGTTAAGTCCCAAATTTCAAAAGGAGAAATACCAAATGGGATAAAGAGATTTTTTATAAAATATCCGGAATGCAACATCGCCATAGTTCTAAATAACTCTATTAAGGAAGAAGTATCCTATCAAAACAGAAAAATAATATTTGCGCCTCATTATTATGCAGCGTTAATTCCCTCTTTGTATAAATGA
- a CDS encoding ion transporter produces the protein MVQKVKNRIFRILEKATPGDSPAKIFNVFIITLIILNVLAVILGTVKSFSQYAVVFRVFEIFSVIVFTVEYILRLWSCTTDDRFKGLVTGRIKFALTPLSLIDLIAILPFYLPMIIPIDLRFIRIVRLLRLFRIFKLGRYSDSLKTFSNVLRRKKEELLISVFVILILLIVASSLMYFVECDAQPKVFSSILASMWWGVTTLTTVGYGDICPITHIGKFIGALISLLGIGVFALPTGILVSGFIEEIQKKREGAKKCPHCGKDIGQL, from the coding sequence ATGGTACAAAAAGTGAAAAATAGAATATTTAGAATTTTGGAAAAAGCAACTCCGGGCGATTCACCTGCTAAAATATTTAATGTTTTTATTATAACTTTGATTATTTTAAATGTACTCGCTGTTATTCTGGGAACAGTAAAAAGTTTCTCACAGTATGCGGTTGTTTTTAGAGTTTTTGAGATATTCTCTGTAATAGTATTTACTGTTGAATATATCTTACGTTTATGGAGTTGTACGACAGATGATAGGTTTAAAGGACTGGTTACGGGAAGAATTAAGTTTGCGCTTACTCCTCTATCTCTTATAGATTTGATAGCTATTTTACCATTCTACTTGCCGATGATTATTCCCATAGACTTACGATTTATAAGAATAGTGCGTCTCTTACGTTTATTCCGTATATTTAAACTAGGGCGTTATTCTGACTCTTTAAAAACTTTTAGCAATGTACTTAGAAGGAAGAAAGAAGAATTACTTATAAGTGTTTTCGTAATATTAATATTGTTAATAGTTGCTTCAAGTCTAATGTATTTTGTTGAATGCGATGCTCAGCCTAAGGTGTTTTCAAGCATTCTGGCATCAATGTGGTGGGGCGTAACAACATTAACTACGGTTGGTTATGGAGATATTTGTCCAATTACTCATATAGGTAAATTTATAGGAGCACTAATATCGCTTTTGGGGATTGGGGTGTTTGCATTACCAACAGGCATACTTGTTTCTGGTTTTATTGAAGAAATTCAAAAAAAACGAGAAGGAGCAAAGAAATGTCCCCATTGCGGGAAAGATATTGGGCAACTTTAA
- the rimO gene encoding 30S ribosomal protein S12 methylthiotransferase RimO → MKVSLISLGCPKNRIDSEVIIGEFGVSGYEITQFPQDADIVIINTCAFIESARDEARKIIKQIVKLKEKKKSLLILVCGCLPQLAGSSLLDEFTQIDGIVGSSDFCKLPDIILKLKKNKKKITEIGTPNFIYNSHLPRLISTPSSYAYLKIAEGCSNHCSYCKIPQLRGEYRSREIKDILNEAHNIAGMGYKELILIAQDTTNFGIDKGERTLHKLLKELTKIKEFLWIRLLYTHPAHFDDKLISIIENSPQICKYIDLPLQHTHSDILKRMNRPSWEQTKPLIKKLQKSGITIRTTFLVGFPGEEEKHFNKLLSDIEEFRFDWAGAFTYSCETDTPASDLPDQVSFKVKKERVERVFELQKGITHKKNIARKNKQFLVLIDTKEKGYSIGHSEFQCPEIDGKCYCPKKLNAGDVFMGEVKKVKGEYDLEVG, encoded by the coding sequence ATGAAAGTAAGTTTGATATCGCTTGGATGTCCGAAAAACAGAATAGACTCTGAGGTAATTATCGGGGAGTTCGGCGTATCGGGATACGAAATAACCCAGTTTCCTCAAGATGCGGACATCGTTATCATAAACACCTGCGCTTTTATTGAATCCGCCAGAGATGAAGCCCGAAAAATAATAAAACAAATCGTAAAACTTAAAGAGAAAAAGAAATCTTTATTAATCCTCGTTTGCGGATGCCTACCGCAACTCGCAGGCAGTAGTTTGTTAGACGAATTTACTCAAATAGACGGGATTGTCGGGTCGTCCGATTTTTGCAAATTGCCGGATATAATATTGAAATTAAAAAAGAATAAGAAAAAAATAACGGAAATCGGGACGCCGAATTTCATTTATAATTCACATCTCCCCCGCCTTATATCGACTCCGTCTTCTTATGCTTATTTAAAAATCGCAGAAGGTTGCAGTAACCATTGTTCATATTGTAAAATTCCCCAGTTAAGAGGAGAATACAGGAGCAGGGAAATAAAAGACATACTCAATGAAGCGCATAACATCGCGGGAATGGGATATAAAGAACTTATTTTAATCGCCCAGGACACCACTAATTTCGGCATAGATAAAGGAGAAAGAACTCTTCATAAACTGCTGAAAGAACTGACAAAAATAAAGGAGTTTCTCTGGATTCGGTTGCTTTACACACACCCTGCGCATTTTGACGATAAACTTATTTCAATAATAGAAAACAGTCCGCAAATTTGTAAATACATAGATTTGCCACTTCAACATACTCATTCGGACATTCTCAAAAGAATGAACAGACCGTCGTGGGAACAAACAAAACCGCTTATAAAGAAGTTACAAAAATCGGGGATAACCATCCGCACGACTTTTCTCGTAGGCTTCCCGGGTGAAGAAGAAAAACATTTCAATAAATTACTCTCAGATATAGAAGAATTTCGGTTTGACTGGGCAGGCGCATTTACTTATTCCTGCGAAACTGATACGCCTGCTTCCGACTTGCCCGACCAAGTTTCTTTTAAGGTAAAAAAGGAGAGGGTGGAGAGAGTTTTTGAGTTACAGAAAGGGATTACGCACAAAAAGAATATTGCGCGCAAAAACAAGCAGTTTTTAGTATTGATAGACACTAAAGAAAAAGGGTATAGCATCGGGCATAGTGAGTTTCAGTGTCCGGAAATAGACGGGAAGTGTTATTGTCCGAAAAAGTTGAATGCCGGGGATGTTTTTATGGGAGAAGTGAAGAAGGTGAAGGGTGAGTATGATCTGGAAGTTGGGTAA
- a CDS encoding FlgD immunoglobulin-like domain containing protein gives MKKYLFGSIALFLLAGGVYANTKYYSVSCVAFQPTDKNEAFARWADDLHPTELAGTHIFFAPVYLPDSAKLLEVAVWVCDSNTTNDVSLMLSNSSLSTTPAGGTIVNMSSSGSIGYQCLTDTSINPDIIDNSAFSYWLYVSFGTYGSSLKLCNVRIKYELPTAGKEETKTDTYGSLSISQNKPNPSKGVTHITYQLPKKSNVSLKIYDSTGRVVKTLVQEEQDAGPYTLMWNGTDNRSNKVTNGTYFYILESAGEILTRKVIVLQ, from the coding sequence ATGAAAAAGTATTTATTTGGTAGTATTGCTCTCTTCTTGCTGGCAGGAGGCGTATATGCAAACACAAAATATTACAGCGTTTCTTGCGTGGCTTTCCAACCTACAGACAAGAACGAAGCTTTTGCAAGATGGGCTGATGACCTTCATCCTACTGAATTAGCAGGAACTCATATATTTTTCGCGCCCGTATACCTTCCGGATAGCGCTAAGTTATTAGAAGTTGCAGTATGGGTCTGTGATTCAAATACTACAAATGATGTGTCCCTTATGTTATCTAATTCATCACTTAGTACTACTCCGGCTGGGGGGACTATTGTAAATATGTCCAGTAGTGGGTCTATCGGCTACCAATGTCTTACGGACACTTCAATAAACCCGGATATCATTGATAATTCTGCATTTAGCTATTGGCTATATGTAAGCTTTGGGACGTACGGTTCTTCACTTAAGCTATGTAATGTAAGAATTAAATACGAACTGCCAACCGCGGGGAAAGAAGAAACTAAAACCGATACTTACGGGAGTCTTAGTATTTCACAAAACAAACCTAATCCGAGCAAGGGAGTTACTCATATTACATACCAGCTTCCAAAGAAAAGCAATGTCTCCCTAAAAATCTATGACAGTACCGGTCGCGTTGTTAAAACTTTAGTTCAGGAAGAACAGGATGCCGGACCGTATACTTTGATGTGGAATGGTACGGATAACCGCTCTAATAAAGTTACAAACGGGACTTATTTCTACATACTGGAATCTGCAGGAGAAATACTAACAAGAAAAGTTATAGTATTGCAATAA